The sequence below is a genomic window from Flavobacterium sediminilitoris.
CGTTAATTGTAACTTCTTCGGAAGTAACTGTTTTATATGAATTTGTTTTTAAATCAAAATATGAAAATTCAATTGGTTTTATTGTGTATTTTCCTTTAAATTGAGGAATAATTGTATAATTATCAGAGATACTTCCATTCATTCCTGAAAGTGGAACATTTACTTGCTCTTTATGTTCTGGATCAAACACTTCAAAAACACTAGGAAACTCTGGTTTTGGTAAGTTAAATAATTTTAAATTTCCATTACCTGATACGCTTATTTCTAAATTTAATGATTCTCCGCTTTTTAATTCTTCTTTTGATGGTTTTACTGAAAAATCAAATTTTCCAACAGCACCTGTGAAACTAAGAGGTTTTCCTTCTTCTGGAAATCCTTTAACTTTTATTTTCTTTACACCTGTGGAAACATTTTTAGTAGTTGGAACGTAAATAGAACGTACAAAAGAGCCTATTTGTTCTCTTTTTGGCACGTTTACTTCTAATGAAATGGTTAATGGTTCTATTTCTTTATCTCCTTGTTCTAAAGGATATAAAACTGCTCTTTTTAGAACAATCATTCCATATTGTTGTCCATTATAAGTAACTAATTCTGGCTGTAAATCTTTAACTTCAATATTTTGACTCCAAAATCCTTTATATTTTGGTGATTCTCTTTCTTCAAAGTTACGCAATCTGAAATTTGGATCGAAATATAGCTTATAAACGATTGTGACAGGCTCGTTTATATAAGGATTAGATTTTGAAACTTCAGACACAAGATGAATTCCTTCTCCTGCTATATAATCAGGGCTATTTGGATCTTTAGGAACTTCTCGTGCTTCGGTTATTGTAAATGTTATCGGATTTGATTTAAATATTTTTCCTTCATATTCTATTGAGGCTGGAGCAATTGTAAATTTTCCTTGATTTAATGGTGTTAAATAGTAAATTATTTGTGTTTGTATAACTCGTCTTGTTACAGCTTGTCCATTAGTAATCACGATAGATGTTTCTCCTCCTTTATTGATTATAGGTCCTTGTGCTCTAAAATTTTCGAAAGAAGGTGGAACAAAATTATCTCCTTCGTTATTTATTGAAAATATTATACGAATCTTTTCGTTTAAGGCATAAGATGTTTTATGAGAACTAGCTTCAAACTTAACTTCTTGAGAAAGAAGCATTGTTTGAATAAAAAGTACGATTATTACAAAAAGGTTTTTCATCTTACCAATCTTTTTCATTTGTTGATGGTCTGGCTTTTACTTTTTTTGCATTTAACTTGTCCTGAATTTTTTTCTCAGCATTATCAACCGCATTAAGTAGGTTTTCTATTTGCTGTTTATTTACTCCAGATGGTTTAGGGTTTCCGTTTTGGTCTTCTTTTTTATCGCCATCTTGTTTATCATTCTTATCGTCTCCTTCTTTTTTCTTATCGTCTTTATCTCCTTTATCAGAATCTTTTTTGTCTTTGTCTTTCCCGTTATCTTCTTTGTCTTTTTTATCCTGATTATTTCCTTTATCTTCTTTTTTGTCTTTATCTTGTTGATTCTGATCTTTGTCCTTATCTTTATTTTTATCGTTCTTTTTAGGTGGATTTTCTTTTTGTTTTTTCTTTGCTAAAGCATAGTTATAACGTGTTTCTTCATCATTAGGATTATTTCGTAAAGCATTTTTATAAGCTTCAGCAGCAGCAGCATAGTTTTCTTCTAACATAAAAGTATTCCCCAGATTATGAAATGCTTTGTGTTTTTCTTCTTTAGTTTTTGAAGTTTCAATAGCATTTAAGTATTTATACTTTGCCTCACTTGGTTGATTTTGTCTATAAATACTGTTTCCTAAATTATAATTTGCTACTGCTTTTTTTTCTTCATTATTTGATTGAGAAACTCTAAAGTTACTCTCAGCTTTTGTATAACTTTTCCCATCAAATGATTCTGTTCCATTAAATAAGTTTTTGTCTTTATTCTGACCAAAAAACAAAGTTGATGTAAATAAAACTATTGTTATAATTATCCTTTTCATATTACCTTTCATTAAATAAATTTAATCTTTGCAACCATGATGTTTTTCTTTCTAAAAAGAAAATATCTAGAAACAATAAGAAAAATGCAATTCCAATAAACCATTGATATTGTGTTTGATACTCTGCTATTTCTTGCGATTCAAATTCTGTTTTTTCAATATTATCTAATACATTTTTAACCTGTTCTACTACTTGTTTTGTATTACTATTTTCTATATAAACTGCATTAGTATTTTTTGCAATGTTTTCTAATATTGTTGGATTTAGTTTTGTAATAACTACTTCCCCATTATTATCTTTTTTATATTCTGCTATAACTCCATTATCTGCTTTTATTGGAATTGTACCTCCATTAACTGTTCCAACTCCTATTGTTATAATTTTAATTCCTTTTTCTTTAGCAATTTCACTTGCTTCATTTGCTCCATCTCCATGATCTTCTCCATCAGAAACTAATATAATTAATTTACTAGTATCAACAGCATCAAAGTATGTTGTTGCTAAATTAATTGCATCGTTCAATGCTGTTCCTTGAGACGATAACATATTAGTATTCATATTTTGAAGATACATTTTAGCTATGCTATAATCGGTAGTCATTGGTAAAACAGGATATGCACTTCCCGCATAACCTACAATTCCAATTCTATCGTTACCAAGACTATTAATTATTTGACTAATTAATTGTTTTGATTTTTCTAATCTACTTGGGGCTATATCTTCTGATAGCATACTTTTAGAAATATCTAGAGCGAAAACAATATCAATTCCTTGTCTTTTGACTGTTTCCATTTTAGTTCCAATTTTTGGATTAACCAAAGCCAAAATAAGTCCTGTTAGCGCTAAAAGTATGGTTACAAATTTTAAAACAGGTTTAAAACGAGATTTTGTTGGGCTTAATTGCTTTATTAATTCTAAATCTCCAAATTCTTTTTGCTTTTTCTTTTTCCAATATACCTGAAACAAGAACAATGCTATTAATAATGGAATCAATAACAACAAGTATAACAATATAGGTTCTTCTAACTTATGATACATTTTTATTTTTTTTAAACAAATCCTCTAAAAACAGTGTTTCGTAAGATAATCTCAATTAATAATAATCCGAAAGCAAACCAAATAAAAGGTTTGAATTTTTCATCATAATTAAAGTATTTTTTTTCCTCTACTTCGGTTGTTTCTAGTTTATTGATTTCAGAATAAATTTCTTCTAATTTTTTATTACTTGTGGCTCTAAAATACTTTCCATCAGTTGTTTTTGCAATTTCTTTCATTAGTCCTTCATCAATTTCTACTTGCATATTTCTAAATAAAAATCGTCCATTTGCATCTTTTGCGTAAGGAAAAGGAGCCATTCCGTTTGTGCCAATACCTATTGTATATACTTTTATTCCATATTGCTTTGCTATATCGGCTGCCATTCTTGGATCTATTGTTCCTGAATTATTAACTCCGTCTGTTAAAAGAATAATAATTCTACTTTTTGCTTTACTATCTTTTAATCTATTAATTGCTGTTGCTAATCCTACGCCAATTCCTGTTCCATCTGCAATAATAGAATCGTCATATTCTACTGTTTTTAATGATTGCAAAACAACTGTTTTGTCTGAAGTTACAGGTGTTCTGGTATAGCTTTCTCCTGCATAAACAACTAATCCAATTCTATCATTAACCCTATCTTCAATAAATGTTGATGCTACTCTTTTTAACGCATCAAGTCTATTTGGCTTTAAGTCTTTTGCCAACATACTTCCCGAAACATCAAGAGCCATTACAATATCAATTCCTCTCGTTGTTCTTGATTTTGCTGTTACATCTACACTTCTTGGTCTTGCTAAAGCAACTATAATTGTTGACAGCCCTAATATTCTTAATACAAAAAGCAATGGTTTTAATCTTGAAAGTAGTGTTCTATTATTCTTAAATGGTGCTAACGTACTCATTTTAATAGTAGCTGTTTGCTTTTTTTTAGAATATATAAACCAACCTATTGCTAATGGTAATAGCAAAAACAGCCAAAAAAACTCAGGATGTAAGAATGTTACATTTTTCATTTTTCTGTAGTTTTTCTAAGTTCAACTGAATTTATTACTCTTTCCATAATTTGTTGTGCATATTCATCATCATTTTTATAGATTAGTAAAAGTTCTTGTGATCCTCCTGGTTGTGAAAAAACTAATACTTCATAATTCATTTGTTGATCTTCTTTTTCTATAAGATTCATTGCAGTAAATGTACCATATGCTTTTTTACCTGTTAACCCTTTAGCATCTTCATAATCTTCATTCTTAACGGTAATGTTTTTTGCACCTAACAATTCCATTTGTTTTAATTTAACCTCAACAATTCTATCTAAATCTACTGAAGTAGTATCTTTAAATGCAGTTGTTGCTAATGCAATAGAAAAATTATCTAATAAACTTCCATAAGTAAAGTTTGCAATAGCTTTCACATGTGAAGGAAGGTTATTTTGGATACGTTCATCATTAATTCGGTTTAAAACTTTTGGTGTTGAAATTATAATTGCTGGATCTCCATATTCAGAAGTTACCCATTCTTCATTTAACAATGATTTTGCATTATGCCCAAGCCAATTTTCTCTTACGTAATCTGTTCCTTTTGTTATACCTATAAAAACCGCTCCTAATAGCAACAAAAACAAAACTAAGGATATTGGAATAAATAATCGTTTTAGCTTTTGAGAATGTTCTTTTTTTCGTTTTAATTCTTCTGTAAATAAATTTTCTGTTTCTTCTTCAGTTCTTGGAATTGCTTTATCTAATGACATTAAGAAAGCATCAACCATTTTTTTATCATTCTCAATTTCAAAATCCAATGGTTTTGATTTAGCAAATTTTACTAAATCAGCATTAGACATTACTCTTTTAAATTTATCTAAAATATCTTGACTTAATTTAATTTTTCTCCTTTTAACAGTGTTTTTAAGTGTTTCAAATAATTCATTTGAGGTACTTTCCATTGCTGGAATTTCAACAGCTTCTTCAAGGTAATATCTGGTAATGTCTGTCAATTCTGAATAATATGCTTTCGTTTCTCCTTTTTGCCACAATTCTTTTCCTTCTAAACTTTGTAATTGTGCTAGTGCTTTTTCTATAGGTGAAGCGTAAAGAATAGCTTCTTCCTCATTTTTTTTTACTTGTTTCTTCTTAATTAATAAATATGCAATATATCCTATAGCAAGTATTAATATAATTCCAAATATAACATATAACCAAAAATAATCTGTTGGTTTATCAACATGTATAATTGACTTAATATCATACATTTGTTGCTTTGTTGTATCTACTACTACATTATTAACAACTATAGCAAAAGAATCTGTACGTGTTGTTTTATTATTAATAATAACTTGAAGTGGTGGAATTACATATCGACCAGAATCGAATTGAGTTAATCCATATTTTTTTATTAATTCAAGCTTATCGTTGTTTTTAATTGAATCTACAGGATATGACTCTAAAACTTCCAATTGTCCAAAAAATGGACTTTCTGGAAAGACTACTTTATCATTTTTAGAAACATTCGCTTTTATTGTTAAATTAAATTGTGATCCAATCTTAATTTGAGTAGAATCGACTGTTGACTGTATCGATTGCGAAAAAGCAAACGAACTAATTAATAGATAAAAAATTATATTTATTTTTTTCAACATCTTAATTTCTTGCTTTAAAGTAACCTAAAAGTTTTTTTACATAATTTTCATCGACTCTTGAACTTACTGTTCCTGAACCACATTTTGAGAAAGTTTCAGTAAAATACTTTACATTTTCTTTATAATATTTTTCATAATTCATTCGAACAGTCTTAGCACTTGTATCTACTAAAAATGTTTCTCCTGTTTCCGCATCTAACATATTTACAATTCCCAAGTTTGGAATTGCTTCTTCTCTTTTATCAAAAACTCTAATACCTGTTACATCATGCTTTTTAGAAGCAATTTTCAATGTTTGCTCGTATTCTTTTACCATGAAATCTGAGATTAAAAAAACAATTGCTTTTTTCTTCATGATGCTAGATAAAAATTTTAGAGCTTGTGCTAAATCTGTCTTTTTACTCTTGGGCTTAAACTCAATTAGTTCACGAATAATTCGCAAAACATGAGATTTTCCTTTTTTAGGTGGAATATATAGTTCTATTCCATCAGAAAATAAAATTAACCCTACTTTATCGTTATTTTGAGTTGATGAAAAAGCTAGTGTGGCTGCAATTTCTGTAACAATTTCACTTTTAAATTGATTTGTTGTTCCAAAACTTTCAGAACCGCTACAATCTACCATGAGTATCATTGTTAATTCTCTTTCTTCTTCAAAAACTTTTATATAAGGTTCATTATAACGTGCTGTAACGTTCCAATCAATTGCTCTCACATCATCTCCATATTGATATTGACGAACTTCCGAAAAGGTCATTCCTCTTCCTTTAAAGGATGTGTGATATTCACCCGAAAAGATATGATTACTTAATCTTCGGGTTTTGATTTCAATTTTTCGAACTTTTTTTAGAATTTCCTTTGTATCCATTTGTTTTAGTATTCAGTCTTCAGTTAAAAGTGTTCAGTATTATTGCAAAACTGCATACTGTTACTGTTTACTAATATTAAGGCACTTCCACTTCATTAACAATCTTATTGATGATGTCTATTGAAGTAATGTTTTCTGCTTCTGCTTCATACGTAATACCTATTCTATGACGTAAAACATCGTGAACTACAGCGCGAACATCTTCAGGAACGACATATCCTCTCCTTTTTATAAAGGCATAACATTTTGCTGCAACAGCTAAATTGATACTTCCACGAGGAGATGCTCCAAAGCTAATTAAAGGTTTTAAATTTTCCAATTTATATTTCTCTGGATAACGTGTTGCAAAAATAATATCTAAAATATATTTTTCAATTTTTTCATCCATATATACTTCACGTACGGCTTGCTGTGCTCTAATAATCTGTTCAACAGACACAACCGGATTTACTTTTGCATATTCTCCAGCTAAATTTTGACGAATAACTAGTCTTTCGTCTTCCATTTTTGGATAATCTATCACTGTTTTTAGCATGAAACGATCCATTTGTGCTTCTGGAAGTGGGTAAGTTCCTTCTTGTTCAACTGGATTCTGAGTTGCCATTACTAAGAATGGCTTATCTAATTTAAATGTTTCGTCTCCAATTGTAACTTGTTTTTCTTGCATAGCTTCTAACAAAGCTGATTGTACTTTTGCTGGGGCACGGTTAATTTCATCGGCTAATACAAAGTTTGCAAAAACAGGTCCTTTTTTAATTGTAAAGTCATTTGCCTTTACGTTATAAATCATTGTACCTACAACATCCGCAGGTAAAAGATCTGGTGTAAATTGAATTCTACTGAAAGAACCTTGAACAGCTTGAGAAAGAGTATTAATTGCTAATGTTTTAGCTAAACCAGGAACACCTTCTAACAAGATATGTCCTTGTCCTAAAAGACCTATAAGCAATCTTTCAATCATATACTTTTGTCCAACAATCACCTTATTCATTTCCATTGTGAGTAAATCTACAAAGGCACTTTCTCTTTCGATTTTTTCATTAATTGCGCGAATGTCTAAAGTAGCGGTATTTTCTTCCATTATCATATAATTTTGCTTCAAATTTTCAAAAAAAATTTAACAATTCAAAATTGAAAATTAATTTAGGACTACGATGTTAATATAGCGTTAAAAAAAAGTAGTAAATAATCGTTTTTGGTGTTATTTATGATTTTGTTTTTATTTTTTTAAGAAATTAAGCCATAATAGTCTCTTTTCAAAAGCAAACAAAGATATAATTAGCAACTAATCAATATTTTACATAAAAAGAAAAACACATCTTTTACAATGTGTTTTTAAAATAATTTTGATTGTTATTTTTATAATGTTTCAAAAGAATAAGTGATTGAGGCATTATTACTTGCTCCTTTTTTTAATTGTGTTACATTTTCTTTTCTAATAATATAATATTGATCTATTTCATCGTCTGAATCTTGTGACCAACTACCTTTTATTGCATCTAAAACAGATGTTACTGTATTTACCACAAATGGTGTCCAAACTACATCTCCTGTTCCAAGTGTTACTCCTGTTCCGATTGCTTGAACAACAATATTAATAACCGCTGCATAATCAAAACCTGAATCTTCTTCCATGATAATCATAGTTGCAGCATTTCTTGTATGTTCGTTCCAAAAAACAAAGGGTTGTTCTGGTGTGTATAAAACATCTTTTTTCTTGATATATGGCATTTGTAAAACTCTAAGAGGTGGAACTGAAGGATCGTTAAAGTTTTTATCAAAATTAAAAACAATAGCATAAATTTCTGGATTTCCTTTAAACCACGGTTCTTCTACATCAGATAGTTTTATTGAATCAATTTTATTGAAGTCTACAGCTGTAGATTGACTAGAAATATTATTTGTTAATTTATAATCTAAGCCTCTTTTCTTTAACTCTTCATTGAATAATTTCATGTTTTTTTGAAATTCAAATTTACCATGTTGATCAATAAAAAGCATTGGTTTATCACTTGGTGTTAGTGCATTAACTGTTATTTTATTTCCATTAATATCTACACCTTCAAGTTTTTCAACATTATCATCTATTGGTACGAAAAGAATTTGCAAATCATTTAAAAAGTTTGAATTCATCTTTTCTTGATTATAAACAAAGCATTCTAAAATTCCTTCTTTTTTTATTTCTGGAGAAATAAACTCCTCACTATTTTTAATGTTTAAAGAATTGAATACTTCTGTAAGCAACACCTCGTTTTGATCTTTAAATTTATTGTCTTTAAACAAACTGATTCCATTAGAACT
It includes:
- a CDS encoding BatD family protein, whose translation is MKKIGKMKNLFVIIVLFIQTMLLSQEVKFEASSHKTSYALNEKIRIIFSINNEGDNFVPPSFENFRAQGPIINKGGETSIVITNGQAVTRRVIQTQIIYYLTPLNQGKFTIAPASIEYEGKIFKSNPITFTITEAREVPKDPNSPDYIAGEGIHLVSEVSKSNPYINEPVTIVYKLYFDPNFRLRNFEERESPKYKGFWSQNIEVKDLQPELVTYNGQQYGMIVLKRAVLYPLEQGDKEIEPLTISLEVNVPKREQIGSFVRSIYVPTTKNVSTGVKKIKVKGFPEEGKPLSFTGAVGKFDFSVKPSKEELKSGESLNLEISVSGNGNLKLFNLPKPEFPSVFEVFDPEHKEQVNVPLSGMNGSISDNYTIIPQFKGKYTIKPIEFSYFDLKTNSYKTVTSEEVTINVLDNPNFTSTQNNPTDTSKQKVVKSINFQFIKLKSEFAEVSKKDFLGTKLFYALLFAPFLIVPIIILVRKKKEAIDADEFGNKIRRNNRLAKKYLSEAKKQKGNKVPFYMAMEKALHNFLKAKLHIETSEMSKENIQELLENKAASNETISQFIALMNDCEFARYAPSSNVTMQQDFEKAVLVISDLEKQLS
- a CDS encoding tetratricopeptide repeat protein, which gives rise to MKRIIITIVLFTSTLFFGQNKDKNLFNGTESFDGKSYTKAESNFRVSQSNNEEKKAVANYNLGNSIYRQNQPSEAKYKYLNAIETSKTKEEKHKAFHNLGNTFMLEENYAAAAEAYKNALRNNPNDEETRYNYALAKKKQKENPPKKNDKNKDKDKDQNQQDKDKKEDKGNNQDKKDKEDNGKDKDKKDSDKGDKDDKKKEGDDKNDKQDGDKKEDQNGNPKPSGVNKQQIENLLNAVDNAEKKIQDKLNAKKVKARPSTNEKDW
- a CDS encoding VWA domain-containing protein, producing MYHKLEEPILLYLLLLIPLLIALFLFQVYWKKKKQKEFGDLELIKQLSPTKSRFKPVLKFVTILLALTGLILALVNPKIGTKMETVKRQGIDIVFALDISKSMLSEDIAPSRLEKSKQLISQIINSLGNDRIGIVGYAGSAYPVLPMTTDYSIAKMYLQNMNTNMLSSQGTALNDAINLATTYFDAVDTSKLIILVSDGEDHGDGANEASEIAKEKGIKIITIGVGTVNGGTIPIKADNGVIAEYKKDNNGEVVITKLNPTILENIAKNTNAVYIENSNTKQVVEQVKNVLDNIEKTEFESQEIAEYQTQYQWFIGIAFFLLFLDIFFLERKTSWLQRLNLFNER
- a CDS encoding vWA domain-containing protein; its protein translation is MKNVTFLHPEFFWLFLLLPLAIGWFIYSKKKQTATIKMSTLAPFKNNRTLLSRLKPLLFVLRILGLSTIIVALARPRSVDVTAKSRTTRGIDIVMALDVSGSMLAKDLKPNRLDALKRVASTFIEDRVNDRIGLVVYAGESYTRTPVTSDKTVVLQSLKTVEYDDSIIADGTGIGVGLATAINRLKDSKAKSRIIILLTDGVNNSGTIDPRMAADIAKQYGIKVYTIGIGTNGMAPFPYAKDANGRFLFRNMQVEIDEGLMKEIAKTTDGKYFRATSNKKLEEIYSEINKLETTEVEEKKYFNYDEKFKPFIWFAFGLLLIEIILRNTVFRGFV
- a CDS encoding BatD family protein — encoded protein: MLKKINIIFYLLISSFAFSQSIQSTVDSTQIKIGSQFNLTIKANVSKNDKVVFPESPFFGQLEVLESYPVDSIKNNDKLELIKKYGLTQFDSGRYVIPPLQVIINNKTTRTDSFAIVVNNVVVDTTKQQMYDIKSIIHVDKPTDYFWLYVIFGIILILAIGYIAYLLIKKKQVKKNEEEAILYASPIEKALAQLQSLEGKELWQKGETKAYYSELTDITRYYLEEAVEIPAMESTSNELFETLKNTVKRRKIKLSQDILDKFKRVMSNADLVKFAKSKPLDFEIENDKKMVDAFLMSLDKAIPRTEEETENLFTEELKRKKEHSQKLKRLFIPISLVLFLLLLGAVFIGITKGTDYVRENWLGHNAKSLLNEEWVTSEYGDPAIIISTPKVLNRINDERIQNNLPSHVKAIANFTYGSLLDNFSIALATTAFKDTTSVDLDRIVEVKLKQMELLGAKNITVKNEDYEDAKGLTGKKAYGTFTAMNLIEKEDQQMNYEVLVFSQPGGSQELLLIYKNDDEYAQQIMERVINSVELRKTTEK
- a CDS encoding DUF58 domain-containing protein is translated as MDTKEILKKVRKIEIKTRRLSNHIFSGEYHTSFKGRGMTFSEVRQYQYGDDVRAIDWNVTARYNEPYIKVFEEERELTMILMVDCSGSESFGTTNQFKSEIVTEIAATLAFSSTQNNDKVGLILFSDGIELYIPPKKGKSHVLRIIRELIEFKPKSKKTDLAQALKFLSSIMKKKAIVFLISDFMVKEYEQTLKIASKKHDVTGIRVFDKREEAIPNLGIVNMLDAETGETFLVDTSAKTVRMNYEKYYKENVKYFTETFSKCGSGTVSSRVDENYVKKLLGYFKARN
- a CDS encoding AAA family ATPase, which gives rise to MEENTATLDIRAINEKIERESAFVDLLTMEMNKVIVGQKYMIERLLIGLLGQGHILLEGVPGLAKTLAINTLSQAVQGSFSRIQFTPDLLPADVVGTMIYNVKANDFTIKKGPVFANFVLADEINRAPAKVQSALLEAMQEKQVTIGDETFKLDKPFLVMATQNPVEQEGTYPLPEAQMDRFMLKTVIDYPKMEDERLVIRQNLAGEYAKVNPVVSVEQIIRAQQAVREVYMDEKIEKYILDIIFATRYPEKYKLENLKPLISFGASPRGSINLAVAAKCYAFIKRRGYVVPEDVRAVVHDVLRHRIGITYEAEAENITSIDIINKIVNEVEVP
- a CDS encoding DUF3103 family protein; protein product: MKTNFRKIASLVVISTFLFSCSNDPVIENNELSYLTSDKIEFGKYIANSIKSSNGISLFKDNKFKDQNEVLLTEVFNSLNIKNSEEFISPEIKKEGILECFVYNQEKMNSNFLNDLQILFVPIDDNVEKLEGVDINGNKITVNALTPSDKPMLFIDQHGKFEFQKNMKLFNEELKKRGLDYKLTNNISSQSTAVDFNKIDSIKLSDVEEPWFKGNPEIYAIVFNFDKNFNDPSVPPLRVLQMPYIKKKDVLYTPEQPFVFWNEHTRNAATMIIMEEDSGFDYAAVINIVVQAIGTGVTLGTGDVVWTPFVVNTVTSVLDAIKGSWSQDSDDEIDQYYIIRKENVTQLKKGASNNASITYSFETL